The nucleotide window ATAAGAGAAGCCTTTTGTTTCATTCCACGAGAAAAACTACCGATTAATGAATCACTCTTATCATAAAGATCAAAAACATCTAATAACTGATTTTTTCTTACATGGGCACTTTCAATATCTAACTCGTAGATATTAATAATAAAATCTAAAAATTCATTTAAACTTAATTTCTCATATAAAGCTGGGTCATCTGGTGCGTAACCAAATACTTTTTTTACCTCTCTAGAATTAGTATGAAATTCCATACCATCTAAGTATATTTTACCAGATGTTTGTTGTAACAAGCCTGTAAGCATATTAATTGTTGTTGTTTTACCTGCCCCATTAGGCCCTAAAAAACCAAAGATTTCCCCTGGTTCTACTTCAAAATTGATATTATTTACGGCAGTAAAGGTTCCATAGTTTTTCTTTAAATTGATTACTTTGATCATTTGTACCCTCCTCTAATTACTTATTTTATTAATTAACTTGACACGGAAATCTCTAATAATAGATAATAACAAATGTATCACGATACTAAAATGATAACTTTAAGAGATAATTTAAAAGGAGGACTATTATGAAAAATTATAATTATAAAACAAAAGGAGTTTGTAGTAAACAAATATCAGTCTCTGTAGATGAAAATAATATTATCACAGATGTTTCTTTTGTTTCTGGATGTCCTGGTACTCTACAAGGTCTTTCTAAGTTAGCTGTTGGAATGAATGCTGAAGATGTTATTAAAAAGTTACATGGTATCTCTTGTAAAGGTAAAGAAACTTCTTGTCCTGATCAGCTCAGTAAAGCTTTACAGGAATATCTTAATTTAAACGAACAGGAGGAGCTAGCTTGAAAGTCTTACAGTTAAAATGTCCACATAGAGCTAAAAACTTTAGTTATTTGCTCTATTCTGATAATAATAAAGAATGTGCAGTAGTAGATCCTTCTTTTTGTGATGAGTTATTAATAACTAAGATTACAGAAAAAAAGCTACAACCTAGGTATATAATTAATACACATCCTCACCATGACCACACTTTTGGTAATGAAGCAATACTGAACCTATTTACAAAAGCTCAAATAGTATCTTTTAAACCAAATGACCAATTTAAAGATCAAACAATAACAGTAAAAGATAAAGACACACTTTATATTGCAGAACACCCTATACAAATATTACATACACCCGGTCATACTCAAGAAGATATTTGTCTTTTCTTTGATGGTAAACTAATAACAGGTGATGTATTATTTGTTGGGAAAGTGGGCGGTACAGTTGATAAAGAAAATGCTTTTATTCAATTTGAAAGCTTAAATAGATTAATGAAGTTACCTGGTAACACTATTGTTTATCCAGGCCATGACTATGGCGATAAACCAACCACAACTATTGAGAATGAAAAAGAAAACAACCCTTTTTGTTCTAGACTAACTAGTTTTAATGATTTTTATTGGTTAAAAGAAAACTGGAAAGAATTTAAAACTAAGCATGGTTTAAGTTAAGCATTCTAATCACTTGTTCTGTAGTTTTACTAAGTAATTCAGAAGCATTTTCTAACATGTAATTTGGTGAGGTGGGACCATCAGCTATAGAAAAATATGCATTAATACCATACTTATGAAGATTTTCGGTTCCGTCACCCACCTCTCCACATAAGGCTATTACAGGAATTTGAAATGCTTTTGTTCTTTTTGCTACACCTACCGGAACTTTTCCATAAGAAGTTTGTTTATCTAATTTCCCTTCTCCTGTTAGTACTAAGTCTGCATTGTTTATCCTTTTTTCAAAATTAATAGTGTCTAAAACAAGATCAATCCCTGGTACTAAATCACCACCTAAAAAAGCTAGTATACCTGCTCCTAAACCACCAGCTGCACCACTACCAGCTTGATATTCTACAGTTACTCCCAAATCTTTTTTTACAATCTCTGCATAGTTTTTTAAACCTTTATCTAATATTTGTACTAACTCATCATTCGCTCCCTTTTGAGAAGCGAACACATAAGCTGCTCCTTTTTTACCTATTAATGGATTATCAACATCACAGGCTGCGATAAACTTGGTTTTTGTTACCCTTTCATCTAATTTTTGATTATCTAGAGATGATATTTCTCGTAATTCTTTTCCTACCCCATCTAATTCATTGTTATTTTTATCTAAATCTTTTCCTCCTAAAGCTCTAAACAACCCTAAACCACCATCATTAGTGGCACTACCTCCTATTCCAATAATTATTTTTTTACAACCTTTATCAAGAAGTTTAGATATCAACTGGCCAGTTCCATAAGTAGAAGTAATAGCTGGATCTCTCTCTTTTAAGTCTAGTAGCAAAAGTCCAGAAGCACGAGCCATTTCTACTACACCTGTTATACCATCACCTAATATCCCATATTCTGCTGTAATTGTTCTACCTAATGGATCTTGTACTTTAGTAGTTTCTATCGTACCATTTGTTGATACTACTAATGATTCTAAAAGTCCCTCTCCTCCATCTGATATAGGTATTGTTTTAACTTCAAGGTCAGGGGTTACTTTAAGTATCCCTTGCTTCATAGCTTCACATGCCTCATTAGCTGTGAGACTTCCTTTAAAATAGTCTGATGCACATACAATCTGTTTCAAAGCTTACCCCCCTACTTTTGGTTCTAACAATTTATAAGTATCATTTTTTACTTTTATTTCCTACTAATGATAAAATTTTATCTTTATGTAGGATATCATATCTAGGTCGATTTTTTTATTAATTCTTGGTGGTTTTAGGTTCAAGTCCAAACTTCTCTAAAATTTTATATATTCTTTTACCAAGTGTAAACCTTCCACACAGGTTTATTAATCTCCTTATTCACGTAACATTTCTAAATGGTCAATACCATCAATCAAAAAAGTATTTGAAACTGTTTTAAATCCAAACTTTTGATAAAATTCCTCTAGATATTTTTGAGCATTTATTCTTATTTCTTTATACCCAATATTATCCATATACCGGATTAAATCCTCCATAAGTTGCAAGCCTAAACCTGTACCCCTACTTTCATGATTAGTTAGAACTCTACCTATTGAGGCTTCTAGAAACTCTTCTCCTGGTGGTATAATCCGAGCATAGGCCTGTATAGTTCCCTTTTTATAGTAAAAGCAATGTATTGCTACTTGGTCTAAATTATCACATTCTTCAAATGGACAATTTTGTTCTACCACAAAAACATTTATTCGTGTTCTAATAATTTGATACAGCTCATCTAAGGTCAATTGATCAAATTTTTTAGTAATTAATTTCATGATGTACCTCCTTCAAAAAATCTTTTATATAGTTTATAATTACAGAACCAATAACGCAATAGTTATTTACAAAATACTGTATCTAAAAAATGATTTTAGGCATGCTAAGTACATA belongs to Natranaerobius trueperi and includes:
- a CDS encoding ABC transporter ATP-binding protein, which produces MIKVINLKKNYGTFTAVNNINFEVEPGEIFGFLGPNGAGKTTTINMLTGLLQQTSGKIYLDGMEFHTNSREVKKVFGYAPDDPALYEKLSLNEFLDFIINIYELDIESAHVRKNQLLDVFDLYDKSDSLIGSFSRGMKQKASLIAALLPRPKILILDEPTNGLDPKSVKQLKDLLVEETKKGVSVFMSTHILEIAEKMCHKIAIIQSGELKAIGTIDEIYQMRDDETKETDLEELFLEITGGDDHDYIE
- a CDS encoding TIGR03905 family TSCPD domain-containing protein — protein: MKNYNYKTKGVCSKQISVSVDENNIITDVSFVSGCPGTLQGLSKLAVGMNAEDVIKKLHGISCKGKETSCPDQLSKALQEYLNLNEQEELA
- a CDS encoding hydroxyacylglutathione hydrolase family protein; amino-acid sequence: MKVLQLKCPHRAKNFSYLLYSDNNKECAVVDPSFCDELLITKITEKKLQPRYIINTHPHHDHTFGNEAILNLFTKAQIVSFKPNDQFKDQTITVKDKDTLYIAEHPIQILHTPGHTQEDICLFFDGKLITGDVLFVGKVGGTVDKENAFIQFESLNRLMKLPGNTIVYPGHDYGDKPTTTIENEKENNPFCSRLTSFNDFYWLKENWKEFKTKHGLS
- a CDS encoding glycerate kinase, translating into MKQIVCASDYFKGSLTANEACEAMKQGILKVTPDLEVKTIPISDGGEGLLESLVVSTNGTIETTKVQDPLGRTITAEYGILGDGITGVVEMARASGLLLLDLKERDPAITSTYGTGQLISKLLDKGCKKIIIGIGGSATNDGGLGLFRALGGKDLDKNNNELDGVGKELREISSLDNQKLDERVTKTKFIAACDVDNPLIGKKGAAYVFASQKGANDELVQILDKGLKNYAEIVKKDLGVTVEYQAGSGAAGGLGAGILAFLGGDLVPGIDLVLDTINFEKRINNADLVLTGEGKLDKQTSYGKVPVGVAKRTKAFQIPVIALCGEVGDGTENLHKYGINAYFSIADGPTSPNYMLENASELLSKTTEQVIRMLNLNHA
- a CDS encoding GNAT family N-acetyltransferase, whose translation is MKLITKKFDQLTLDELYQIIRTRINVFVVEQNCPFEECDNLDQVAIHCFYYKKGTIQAYARIIPPGEEFLEASIGRVLTNHESRGTGLGLQLMEDLIRYMDNIGYKEIRINAQKYLEEFYQKFGFKTVSNTFLIDGIDHLEMLRE